A single window of Pseudophryne corroboree isolate aPseCor3 chromosome 5, aPseCor3.hap2, whole genome shotgun sequence DNA harbors:
- the LOC134927574 gene encoding uncharacterized protein LOC134927574: MCLFFPLDTPAQRTSAARRTSPARRTSPARRTSPVRRTSPARRTSPARRPSPARRPSPARRPSPACRTSSAPRPAPVCQNSKVRSTSPARRASPAHDQSSRSSETVTQEPQAEITLVDPSPDLFESTGLTDETFLGFDDDRRADAYIHTQEKSPDLRPREAPGAAAPQDAEEVPQTISGFASWIGPYFRPDLLQEESDDEVVVQQPAVSTSLSAQMQLVADVQQGQDPSRIQRVNNLATEMQDHQESFRDVINTRLAIKKSMEKMATSMVEMQKAMAESTAEIRKTRQEDYRETVDILRVLVTSINRLVENNACQSHSIHNMSESHRHSAASAQIIATTLQMIYDKLPEPAQQHAGQPPHLPPQATLKPPALAPPQTWYGQSQQYQGYTRMYPIYQIPPPPTPASTSTPARPPRPLQCTQQSPRTPSPQQEEDDQDSPHTQ; this comes from the exons atgtgtttgttctttcccctagacacgcctgcccagaggacatcggcTGCGCGCAGGACATCACCAGCGCGCAGAACATCACCTGCGCGCCGGACATCACCAGTGCGCAGAACATCACCAGCGCGCCGGACTTCAcctgcgcgcagaccatcaccagcgcgcagaccatcaccagcgcgcagaccatcacctgcgtgcCGGACATCATCAGCGCCCAGACCAGCACCTGTGTGCCAAAATTCAAAAGTACGCAGTACATCACCTGCACGCAGGGCATCCCCAGCTCATGATCAATCCTCCAGGAGCTCAGAGACTGTGACCCAAGAGCCTCAAGCAGAAatcacccttgtggacccatcacctgacCTGTTTGAGTCGACAGGGTTAACCGATGAGACATTTCTAGGGTTTGATGATGACAGGCGTGCTGATGCATACATCCATACTCAAGAAAAGTCTCCAGATTTGAGGCCCAGAGAAGCTccaggagcagcggcaccacaggatgcagAAG aggtgccacagacCATCAGCGGATTCGCATCATGGATTggtccctacttcaggccggatctgttacaggaagagtcggacgacgaggtggttGTGCAGCAGCCcgcagtttctacatccctgt ctgcacaaatgcaattggtagcAGACgttcagcaagggcaggatccctcaaggaTTCAGAGGGTAAACAACCTGGCAACAGAGATGCAGGACCACCAGGAGAGTTTTCGGGATGTCATAAACACCAGACTGGCCATTAAGAAGTCAATGGAGAAGATGGCCACCAgtatggttgaaatgcaaaaggccatGGCCGAGAGCACAGCTGAAATCAGAAAGACCAGGCAAGAAGATTACAGGGAGACTGTGGACATCCTTCGCGTTCtggtcacatccatcaaccggctggtggagaacaaTGCATGCCAGTCGCACAGCATTCACAACATGTCGGAAAGTCACCGACATTCCGCAGCCAGCGCACAGATCATCGCAACGACACTCCAGATGATCTACGACaaactcccagagccagctcaacaacaTGCTGGTCAACCACCTCAtctgccaccacaagccacactgaagcctcctgcccttgctccaccacaaaCCTGGTATGGACAGTCACAGCAGTACCAAGGGTATACAAGGATGTACCCCATCTACCAGatacctccaccaccaacaccggcctcaACATCTACACCAGCGCGGCCACCAAGGCCACTACAATGTACTCAACAGTCGCCAAGGACACCGTCGCCACAACAGGAGGAGGACGATCAGGACAGCCCCCACACACAATAG